One Streptomyces sp. CNQ-509 DNA window includes the following coding sequences:
- a CDS encoding ATP-binding protein, whose amino-acid sequence MHKRQFARDAGEVGRARDFVAAALGGIACAELLADIRLCTSELATNAVRYGPAGRDFLVRVVTLHDTVRVEVHDTGDGCPRTRAPRHDDDHGRGLLVVAALADEWGVAERSGPGKAVWAEFVLR is encoded by the coding sequence GTGCACAAGCGGCAGTTCGCCCGCGACGCGGGTGAGGTCGGCCGGGCGCGCGACTTCGTCGCGGCGGCGCTCGGCGGCATCGCGTGCGCCGAGCTGCTCGCCGACATCCGGCTCTGCACCTCGGAGCTGGCCACCAACGCCGTCCGGTACGGGCCGGCCGGCCGGGATTTCCTGGTCCGCGTCGTCACGCTGCACGACACGGTGCGGGTCGAGGTGCACGACACCGGCGACGGATGTCCGCGTACGCGCGCGCCGCGACACGACGACGACCACGGGCGGGGGCTCCTCGTCGTCGCCGCGCTCGCCGACGAGTGGGGCGTGGCCGAGCGGTCGGGACCCGGGAAAGCCGTCTGGGCCGAGTTCGTCCTTCGGTGA
- a CDS encoding DUF2087 domain-containing protein yields MERSMNAASNAAASDAASAEDSSAEDSSADASAPAGHPPSCRDLVGLLAQTDRRAAYAALALGATSVTDVATRTGLRPPAAAAALQKLTAGGIAAFDAATRAYTLRDDAFRLAVQAEVRLTGRGGGDGAGGYFRRGRLTSIPGNAEVRSRVLAVVKDSFEPGTTYSEAKVNAICGEWLDDWVTLRRALVDEGLLRRNESGTAYERA; encoded by the coding sequence ATGGAACGCTCCATGAACGCCGCCTCCAACGCCGCCGCCTCCGACGCCGCCTCCGCCGAGGACTCCTCCGCCGAGGACTCCTCCGCCGACGCCTCCGCCCCCGCGGGCCACCCGCCCTCCTGCCGCGACCTCGTCGGCCTCCTCGCCCAGACCGACCGCCGCGCCGCCTACGCCGCCCTCGCCCTCGGCGCCACCTCGGTGACCGACGTCGCCACCCGCACCGGGCTCCGCCCCCCGGCCGCCGCGGCGGCGCTCCAGAAGCTCACGGCGGGCGGGATCGCCGCCTTCGACGCCGCCACCCGCGCGTACACCCTGCGCGACGACGCCTTCCGGCTCGCGGTCCAGGCCGAGGTCCGGCTCACCGGCCGGGGAGGCGGCGACGGCGCGGGCGGGTACTTCCGCCGCGGCCGGCTGACGTCGATCCCGGGCAACGCGGAGGTACGGAGCCGGGTGCTGGCGGTGGTGAAGGACTCGTTCGAGCCCGGTACCACGTACTCCGAGGCGAAGGTGAACGCGATCTGCGGCGAATGGCTCGACGACTGGGTGACCCTGCGCCGCGCCCTGGTCGACGAGGGCCTGCTGCGGCGGAACGAGTCCGGCACCGCGTACGAACGCGCGTGA
- a CDS encoding DUF397 domain-containing protein, giving the protein MDRSDLAGVHWYKSSYSDGQRDCIEVAVADGVVAARDSKDPSGPVLTFAPDAWRAFVAAVRGGEYGR; this is encoded by the coding sequence ATGGACAGGTCTGATCTCGCAGGTGTGCACTGGTACAAGTCGAGCTACAGCGACGGACAGCGCGATTGCATCGAGGTGGCGGTCGCCGACGGCGTCGTGGCCGCGCGTGACAGCAAGGACCCCTCAGGACCGGTGCTGACGTTCGCCCCCGACGCCTGGCGTGCCTTCGTCGCCGCCGTGCGGGGCGGGGAGTACGGCCGGTAA
- a CDS encoding helix-turn-helix transcriptional regulator, which yields MAERATGSTVPRRQLGRYLRDLRNQARLTVRSAAHRLEWSEAKMWRIETGQSSLRSFDVETMCKVYGAPADITEALMGLAKETKAKGWWHAYGDVIPEGFDVYIGLQEAASSLTSYQSDLVPGLLQTEGYARAVIRHHNPDETEAEIDRRVRLRIERQSLLTRATAPPSLRLVLNEAVLARPVGGPEVMAGQLTYLAEAAERSNIAIRVAPFATGLHLGMLSGSFVVLRFPVNGDGTETEPPTVYSDGFTGSLYLDKASEVQSYQEVFDDVWESSPDEQVSQRLIADTAGSHGQV from the coding sequence ATGGCGGAACGGGCGACGGGATCGACGGTGCCGCGGAGGCAACTCGGCCGGTACTTACGTGACCTGCGGAATCAGGCACGGCTCACGGTGCGCTCGGCGGCGCACCGACTGGAGTGGTCGGAAGCGAAGATGTGGCGCATCGAGACGGGGCAGTCGTCGCTGCGCAGCTTCGACGTGGAGACCATGTGCAAGGTGTACGGGGCGCCGGCTGATATCACCGAGGCCCTCATGGGGCTCGCGAAGGAGACGAAGGCGAAGGGGTGGTGGCACGCTTACGGTGACGTCATTCCGGAGGGCTTCGACGTGTACATCGGGCTTCAGGAGGCGGCGTCGAGTCTCACCTCGTACCAGAGCGATCTGGTGCCGGGACTGCTGCAGACGGAAGGCTACGCGCGGGCGGTCATCCGTCACCACAATCCGGACGAGACGGAAGCGGAGATCGACCGTCGGGTCCGGCTGCGTATCGAACGGCAATCGCTTCTCACCCGGGCGACCGCGCCCCCGTCCCTGCGGCTGGTGCTCAACGAGGCGGTGCTGGCGCGGCCCGTGGGCGGACCGGAGGTCATGGCAGGGCAGTTGACGTACCTCGCGGAGGCGGCCGAGCGCTCCAACATCGCGATCCGGGTGGCACCTTTCGCCACGGGGCTGCATCTGGGCATGCTGTCGGGGTCCTTCGTCGTCCTTCGCTTCCCGGTGAACGGCGACGGCACGGAAACGGAGCCCCCGACCGTCTACTCGGACGGCTTCACCGGGAGCCTGTACCTCGACAAGGCGAGCGAGGTGCAGAGCTACCAGGAGGTGTTCGACGACGTCTGGGAATCATCGCCCGATGAGCAGGTGTCACAGCGCCTGATCGCAGACACGGCAGGGAGTCATGGACAGGTCTGA
- a CDS encoding amidase, with amino-acid sequence MPDDLWKLPAAAQAEAVRGAHVSAVELVDSHLDRIAEINPQVNAVTQLLAERAREAAARTDRLRSAGVALGPLAGVPFTVKESTPVEGVATTFGVPRFRDLVAAADAPPVARLRAAGAIPIGHANIPTLILAGMHTRSELFGGTVNPWDSSRTPGGSSGGDAVAVATGMAALGLGNDSGGSVRIPAQFCGIAGLKPSTGRFPADHRVLGPDDPGPASQLLVTEGPLARTVADLRLAYEALAGTDPRDPRAVPVPLYGEAIPGPLTVAVVADPGGHGVHPAVRGAVETAADALRDAGYAVREVADVPRLDEVLEAYGRLTVTEFAPTWPAVRTLLGEGGDRYIAMAMERTPPATADELVKLMGTWMSLRRSWAEFLDSYPLLLGPSFTEPPVEPGLESRDRAGLDRVTSAMRLCSATSFVGVPGVAVPTGVVDGLPVGVQIIGRAFREDLCLEAAQAVEDRLGVLTPIEPEAGRGGGKRLSGGPGDAVRVRDDTGTTTGWNAP; translated from the coding sequence ATGCCCGACGACCTCTGGAAGTTGCCGGCCGCCGCACAGGCGGAAGCCGTACGCGGCGCACACGTCTCCGCCGTCGAACTGGTCGACAGCCACCTCGACCGCATCGCCGAGATCAACCCGCAGGTGAACGCGGTCACCCAGCTCCTCGCGGAGCGCGCACGCGAGGCCGCGGCCAGGACCGACCGCCTCCGGTCCGCCGGGGTGGCGCTCGGACCGCTGGCGGGTGTGCCTTTCACGGTGAAGGAGAGCACCCCCGTCGAGGGGGTGGCGACCACGTTCGGGGTGCCGCGCTTCCGCGATCTCGTGGCCGCCGCGGACGCGCCTCCCGTGGCGCGGCTGCGCGCGGCCGGGGCCATCCCGATCGGGCACGCCAACATCCCCACCCTGATCCTCGCGGGGATGCACACGCGCAGCGAACTCTTCGGCGGCACCGTCAACCCCTGGGACAGCAGCCGCACCCCCGGCGGGTCCAGCGGCGGCGACGCGGTCGCCGTGGCCACGGGCATGGCGGCGCTGGGGCTCGGCAACGACTCCGGAGGCTCGGTGCGGATACCGGCCCAGTTCTGCGGGATCGCCGGGCTGAAGCCGTCCACGGGCAGGTTCCCGGCCGACCACCGCGTGCTCGGCCCCGACGACCCGGGCCCGGCATCCCAATTGCTCGTCACCGAAGGACCGCTGGCCCGGACGGTGGCCGACCTGCGGCTCGCGTACGAGGCGCTGGCCGGGACCGACCCGCGCGACCCCAGGGCCGTACCGGTGCCGCTGTACGGCGAGGCGATCCCCGGGCCGCTGACGGTCGCGGTCGTGGCCGACCCGGGCGGCCACGGCGTCCACCCCGCGGTCCGCGGGGCCGTCGAGACCGCGGCCGACGCGCTCCGCGACGCGGGGTACGCCGTGCGCGAGGTGGCGGACGTGCCGCGGCTGGACGAGGTGCTGGAGGCGTACGGGCGCCTGACCGTCACCGAGTTCGCGCCGACCTGGCCGGCGGTGCGGACGCTGCTCGGCGAGGGTGGGGACCGCTACATCGCGATGGCGATGGAGCGGACCCCGCCCGCGACCGCGGACGAGTTGGTGAAGCTCATGGGCACGTGGATGTCCCTCCGCCGCTCGTGGGCCGAATTCCTCGACTCCTACCCGCTGTTGCTGGGCCCGTCGTTCACCGAACCACCCGTCGAACCGGGGCTGGAGTCCCGCGACCGGGCGGGCCTGGACCGGGTCACCTCGGCGATGCGGCTGTGCAGCGCGACGAGCTTCGTGGGGGTGCCGGGCGTGGCGGTACCGACCGGTGTCGTGGACGGCCTGCCCGTCGGGGTGCAGATCATCGGGCGGGCGTTCCGGGAGGACCTGTGCCTGGAGGCGGCGCAGGCGGTCGAGGACCGGCTCGGGGTGCTGACGCCGATCGAGCCGGAGGCCGGACGGGGCGGGGGAAAACGACTTTCGGGCGGGCCGGGGGACGCGGTACGTGTACGGGACGACACCGGCACCACGACGGGATGGAACGCTCCATGA
- a CDS encoding MFS transporter: MRTAQDDGFTGAGGPGKARGGRGPGRADEAAAGSGRPDRLPAGVYLLAFSLFAMGTAEFLLAGVLPAVAADLDVTLSSAGFLITAFALGVVLGGPPFAVLSLRWPRRTALLATQGVFAAGITVGLLGGYEVLLLTRVVSGIAYAGFFAVASVTAIGLVTPDRNARASGVVVSGLSVAMIAGGPAGTLLSHFIEWRGGFWVVVVLTLAGMAGCFAGIPAAPRPGPGAADVRPGVSRELATIRNPHLWGIYAITILTTAAYMITFNYLAAMLTEITALPEVWIPAVLALFGVGAFTGLSIGGRISDRRPHRALLTGTAAIAVLSLAMTVAVRHAWAVTPVVFVLGVAAFVLNPAVYGRVFAIAADAPTLAGATTVSAFQLGISGTPVLAAAVLNRGADLTAVCLIGAALATCAVPLILADHARARRRRDGAG; this comes from the coding sequence ACCGGGGCCGGAGGTCCCGGGAAGGCGCGGGGCGGCCGGGGGCCGGGGCGTGCGGACGAGGCGGCCGCCGGGAGCGGGCGGCCGGACCGGCTGCCCGCCGGGGTGTATCTGCTCGCCTTCAGCCTGTTCGCCATGGGGACCGCGGAGTTCCTGCTCGCGGGCGTGCTGCCCGCGGTCGCCGCGGACCTGGACGTCACGCTCTCCTCGGCGGGCTTCCTGATCACCGCTTTCGCCCTCGGCGTCGTGCTCGGCGGGCCGCCGTTCGCGGTGCTCAGCCTCCGCTGGCCGCGGCGTACCGCGCTGCTGGCGACGCAGGGCGTCTTCGCCGCCGGGATCACCGTCGGGCTGCTGGGCGGCTACGAGGTCCTGCTGCTGACCCGGGTGGTCTCCGGCATCGCCTACGCGGGCTTCTTCGCCGTGGCGTCGGTGACCGCGATCGGCCTGGTCACCCCGGACCGCAACGCCCGCGCGTCGGGCGTCGTGGTCAGCGGGCTCAGCGTGGCGATGATCGCCGGCGGTCCTGCCGGGACGCTGCTCAGCCACTTCATCGAGTGGCGGGGCGGCTTCTGGGTCGTCGTCGTCCTCACGCTGGCGGGGATGGCCGGCTGCTTCGCCGGCATACCCGCCGCCCCCCGGCCGGGCCCGGGGGCGGCGGACGTCCGGCCGGGCGTGTCCCGGGAGTTGGCCACGATCCGCAACCCGCACCTGTGGGGCATCTACGCGATCACGATCCTGACCACCGCCGCGTACATGATCACGTTCAACTACCTCGCGGCCATGCTCACCGAGATCACCGCCCTGCCGGAGGTCTGGATCCCCGCCGTCCTCGCCCTCTTCGGCGTCGGCGCCTTCACCGGCCTCTCGATCGGCGGCCGCATCTCGGACCGGCGGCCCCACCGCGCGCTGCTCACCGGCACCGCGGCGATCGCGGTGCTGTCGCTCGCGATGACCGTCGCGGTACGGCACGCCTGGGCGGTGACTCCCGTCGTGTTCGTCCTCGGCGTCGCGGCGTTCGTCCTCAACCCCGCCGTCTACGGCCGCGTCTTCGCGATCGCCGCGGACGCGCCGACCCTCGCCGGTGCGACCACGGTCTCGGCCTTCCAACTGGGCATCAGCGGCACGCCGGTCCTCGCGGCAGCCGTGCTCAACCGGGGAGCGGACCTCACCGCGGTCTGCCTGATCGGCGCCGCGCTCGCCACGTGCGCGGTCCCGCTGATCCTCGCCGACCACGCGCGAGCGCGGCGCCGACGGGACGGCGCCGGCTGA